A section of the Caldanaerobius polysaccharolyticus DSM 13641 genome encodes:
- a CDS encoding CRISPR-associated protein Csx11: protein MDKCKKEKNRLEIIVKEDLVKILAGFKDLLKKQIEKIDNVISSMKQAKDQSKIQERINEKVENRYNLVQKIKEYSFTLNADIKTVYKFLNVFLEKSCDGEIAAKILNTFFQDINIEKENINDHIQNIKQRMEPLQFNKENLAAYLFTQNPSPARLYRIWRETEEFSEIVIRDIKERIYYYGWKRIRFKVDYEKLKKKVGKNIKVRTPYVIKIKNLKPESILVFHMGNGEFYTIESLEKFKFNDKEGELAVRQALEEGFYYLADEEDVDEILLSNENEVIKADSNSLQSESYYPFIEITKTPLSLRLIVPAEDSIKIIELVTKLFNERFEKVLGKLPLNIKLLAANRKFPLYVLLDSERRMLEGKEFKEAKEMKPWWNTIGIRNDKYYSFYPIKRLSENEKYTLDDLDRLSKAKSYFLYPGYFDFDFLVGTSDRYRIYYERGKRGNSEYKLYASRPYYFYQISEMIELWEILKNNLSNSQINFIEEMLIRKLKEWREIKDKDKVFKEFAKATLADAFGDKWSGLEGKTKYFLVESACNKFLLDTICLFKHVIKVREVR, encoded by the coding sequence TTGGATAAGTGCAAAAAAGAAAAGAATAGATTGGAAATAATAGTAAAAGAAGATTTGGTAAAGATATTAGCAGGATTTAAAGATTTACTAAAAAAGCAAATTGAAAAAATTGATAATGTGATTAGTAGCATGAAACAAGCAAAAGATCAAAGTAAAATTCAGGAGAGAATAAATGAAAAAGTGGAAAATAGATACAATTTAGTACAAAAAATAAAAGAGTACAGTTTTACTCTTAATGCTGATATAAAAACTGTTTATAAATTCTTAAATGTTTTCTTAGAAAAGAGTTGCGATGGAGAAATTGCTGCTAAAATATTAAATACCTTTTTTCAAGACATAAATATTGAAAAAGAAAATATTAATGATCATATTCAAAATATAAAGCAAAGAATGGAACCTCTTCAATTTAATAAAGAAAATCTAGCAGCTTATTTATTTACGCAAAATCCGTCTCCTGCGCGTTTGTACAGGATATGGAGAGAAACCGAGGAGTTTTCTGAGATTGTTATCAGGGACATTAAAGAGAGGATATATTATTATGGCTGGAAAAGAATCAGATTTAAAGTAGATTATGAGAAACTGAAGAAAAAGGTAGGAAAAAATATAAAGGTGAGGACTCCCTATGTAATTAAAATAAAGAATTTAAAGCCCGAGAGTATACTTGTATTTCACATGGGTAACGGCGAATTTTATACGATAGAATCCCTTGAAAAATTTAAGTTTAACGATAAAGAGGGGGAGCTGGCAGTACGGCAGGCACTAGAGGAAGGCTTCTATTATTTAGCTGATGAGGAAGATGTAGATGAAATTTTATTATCAAATGAAAATGAAGTTATAAAGGCTGATAGCAATAGTTTGCAATCTGAAAGTTATTATCCATTTATAGAAATAACTAAAACACCACTTTCTCTTCGCTTGATAGTACCTGCAGAGGATTCAATAAAAATAATTGAGTTAGTAACAAAACTGTTTAATGAGAGATTTGAAAAAGTTCTCGGGAAATTACCTTTAAATATTAAATTGCTTGCTGCGAATAGAAAATTTCCACTTTATGTTCTTCTGGATTCAGAAAGGAGGATGTTGGAAGGAAAAGAATTTAAAGAGGCAAAGGAAATGAAACCCTGGTGGAACACCATAGGTATAAGGAATGATAAGTATTATAGCTTTTACCCTATAAAACGATTAAGTGAAAATGAAAAATATACACTTGATGATTTGGACAGGCTTTCTAAAGCAAAAAGCTATTTTCTGTATCCCGGTTATTTTGATTTTGACTTTCTTGTGGGAACGTCTGACAGGTACAGGATATATTATGAGCGTGGCAAGAGAGGAAATTCAGAATATAAACTATATGCATCAAGGCCGTATTATTTTTATCAGATATCAGAGATGATTGAACTATGGGAAATACTTAAAAATAATCTTTCAAATTCACAGATAAATTTTATCGAAGAAATGCTTATAAGAAAATTAAAAGAATGGAGAGAGATAAAGGATAAAGATAAAGTGTTTAAAGAGTTTGCAAAAGCCACATTAGCGGATGCTTTTGGAGATAAATGGAGTGGTTTAGAAGGTAAAACAAAATATTTTCTTGTGGAGTCCGCTTGCAATAAATTTTTGCTTGATACAATATGTTTGTTTAAGCATGTTATAAAGGTAAGGGAGGTTCGTTAA